One Mycolicibacter sp. MU0083 DNA window includes the following coding sequences:
- a CDS encoding fatty acid desaturase family protein: protein MSTATLELPTTAPQPDRLDAFGAELDALRQRVLDDLGERDADYIHRIIKAQRTLEVGGRACLFFGILPPAWLAGTVMLGLSKILDNMEIGHNVMHGQYDWMGEPALYGKHFEWDTACPADQWRHSHNYMHHTYTNIVGMDRDVGYGILRMSEKQPWEPYFLGNPLYAFLLMVLFQYGVAVHEMETERIRAGEIGFADKREMLLETWRKVRRQTLKDYVAFPLLAGPFAPLVFAGNMTANLMRNVWAFSIIFCGHFPDGTQEFTVEETANETRGQWYYRQILGSANLTGGKWFHILTGNLSFQVEHHLFPDLPAHRYAEIAPQVREICERYGVPYNSGPLLRQFGSVVRKICKLALPWN from the coding sequence ATGAGCACAGCAACTCTCGAACTGCCCACCACGGCACCGCAGCCCGACCGTCTCGACGCGTTCGGCGCCGAACTCGACGCCCTCCGGCAGCGTGTTCTCGACGACCTCGGCGAGCGCGACGCCGACTACATCCACCGGATCATCAAAGCGCAGCGCACCCTGGAGGTCGGCGGGCGCGCGTGCCTGTTCTTCGGGATCCTGCCGCCGGCCTGGCTGGCCGGAACGGTGATGCTGGGGTTGTCGAAGATCCTCGACAACATGGAGATCGGCCACAACGTCATGCACGGCCAGTACGACTGGATGGGCGAACCGGCGTTGTACGGCAAGCACTTCGAGTGGGACACCGCTTGCCCGGCCGACCAGTGGCGGCACTCGCACAACTACATGCACCACACCTACACCAACATCGTCGGGATGGACCGCGACGTCGGCTACGGCATCCTGCGGATGAGCGAGAAGCAGCCCTGGGAGCCCTACTTTTTGGGCAACCCGCTCTACGCCTTCCTGCTGATGGTGTTGTTCCAGTACGGCGTGGCCGTGCACGAGATGGAGACCGAACGCATCCGGGCCGGGGAGATCGGGTTCGCCGACAAGCGCGAGATGCTGCTGGAGACCTGGCGGAAGGTGCGGCGGCAGACGCTGAAGGACTACGTCGCGTTCCCGCTGCTGGCCGGCCCGTTCGCGCCGCTGGTGTTCGCCGGCAACATGACCGCCAACCTGATGCGCAACGTGTGGGCGTTCTCGATCATCTTCTGCGGCCACTTCCCCGACGGCACACAGGAATTCACCGTCGAGGAGACCGCGAACGAGACCCGCGGCCAGTGGTACTACCGCCAGATCCTCGGCTCGGCGAACCTGACCGGCGGCAAGTGGTTCCACATCCTCACCGGCAACCTGTCGTTCCAGGTGGAACACCACCTGTTCCCCGACCTGCCGGCGCACCGCTACGCCGAGATCGCACCGCAGGTGCGCGAGATCTGCGAGCGCTACGGCGTGCCCTACAACTCCGGCCCGCTGCTGCGGCAGTTCGGCAGCGTGGTCCGCAAGATCTGCAAACTGGCGCTGCCCTGGAACTGA
- a CDS encoding cytochrome P450, which produces MAGLDFDFRDPDLHADPLAYQRRFAEAEPVHRNSQGLWVLTRYADVLAMLRDDRAGTDRRNLYRRKLDPGRAYLTHVEHNLFYRSGADHRRLRAPLSRAFTPRALAPLESDVDARAHRLAAGLDADGFDLVAEFAKPLPLGMIATLLGVPDSELDNLAAWSTALIAALEPAAPRSVFGAADTAAAAMKDLLADLLKLRRAAPGHDLLSVVATGGLPLSDDELLHNAIFLLSAGHDTTTAVLTGATAALIDDPGQRRLLADPAAAPHAVDELVRMVSPALMVSRVATAPIEIGEHVIEAGAPILLGLAAANRDPAVFDDPDRLDLTRPPTGHLGFGFGPHVCLGAPLARMQIRSGLRALFDRFPGLAPQAPPSRVPSAVLTSYRSYHLASAA; this is translated from the coding sequence ATGGCGGGGCTCGACTTCGACTTCCGCGACCCGGACCTGCACGCCGATCCACTGGCGTACCAGCGCCGGTTCGCCGAAGCCGAGCCCGTGCACCGCAACAGCCAGGGCCTGTGGGTGCTGACCCGATACGCCGACGTGCTGGCGATGCTGCGCGACGATCGGGCCGGCACCGACAGGCGAAACCTGTACCGCCGCAAGCTCGACCCGGGACGGGCGTACCTGACCCATGTGGAGCACAACCTGTTCTACCGCTCCGGCGCGGATCACCGCCGGCTGCGGGCCCCGCTGTCGCGGGCCTTCACCCCGCGGGCCCTGGCCCCGCTGGAATCCGACGTCGACGCCCGGGCCCACCGGCTGGCGGCCGGCCTGGACGCGGACGGCTTCGACCTGGTCGCCGAGTTCGCCAAACCGCTGCCGCTCGGGATGATCGCCACCCTGCTGGGCGTACCCGACAGCGAGCTGGACAACCTGGCGGCCTGGTCCACGGCACTGATCGCCGCACTGGAACCGGCCGCACCGCGCAGTGTGTTCGGCGCCGCGGACACCGCCGCCGCCGCGATGAAGGACCTGCTGGCCGATCTGCTGAAGCTGCGCCGCGCCGCTCCCGGTCACGACCTGCTGTCGGTGGTGGCCACCGGCGGTCTGCCGCTCTCCGACGACGAACTGCTGCACAATGCCATCTTCTTGCTGTCGGCCGGCCACGACACCACCACCGCGGTACTGACCGGGGCGACCGCCGCACTGATCGACGACCCCGGGCAGCGGCGGCTGCTGGCGGATCCGGCCGCCGCCCCGCACGCCGTCGACGAACTGGTCCGGATGGTCAGCCCCGCCCTGATGGTCTCCCGGGTGGCCACCGCACCGATCGAGATCGGCGAGCACGTCATCGAGGCCGGCGCGCCGATCCTGCTCGGATTGGCCGCCGCCAACCGCGACCCGGCGGTCTTCGACGACCCCGATCGGCTCGACCTGACCCGGCCGCCGACCGGCCACCTGGGCTTCGGATTCGGCCCGCACGTCTGCCTGGGCGCGCCGCTGGCCCGGATGCAGATCCGGTCGGGCCTGCGGGCGCTGTTCGACCGATTCCCCGGCTTGGCCCCGCAGGCGCCGCCCAGCCGGGTGCCCAGTGCGGTGTTGACCAGCTATCGCTCGTATCACCTGGCGAGCGCCGCCTGA
- a CDS encoding cytochrome P450, protein MTHTIAGTTADSTETSPPVNLPPGPRTFKGLSGLLFIANRRWALQRLTRKYGGAINVDMPLFGPAVIVTEPELARQVLLASPDDVGNVQPNLSRILGEGSVFALDGAAHRRRRNLLSPPFHGKRVKNYEQIIVEETLAEIADWPIGKPFASLPAMNRITINVILRAIFGAEGADLDRLRVGLPKWVTLGSKLAALPVPIGDYGRFTPWGRLAKWRAEYETILDKLIADVRADPDFENRSDVLTMLLNSTCEEDGTMMTRQEIGDELLTLLAAGHETTASTMGWVFERLSRHPELLDELTAEADAGGNILRRATIREVQRTRTVIDFAGRHIYAPSIRVGEWVIPRGYSVIVAINQIHQNRGAFAGPDDFDPRRYLDGNPGAFEWMPYGGGSRRCPGSTFANLEMDVVLRTVLQHLTIEPTTAAGEKFHSRGIAFTPKRGGRITVRPRR, encoded by the coding sequence ATGACTCACACGATCGCCGGCACCACCGCGGACAGCACCGAGACCTCGCCGCCGGTCAACCTGCCCCCCGGGCCGCGGACGTTCAAAGGACTCTCCGGGCTGCTGTTCATCGCCAACCGGCGGTGGGCGCTGCAACGCCTGACCCGCAAATACGGTGGGGCCATCAACGTCGACATGCCGCTGTTCGGGCCGGCCGTCATCGTCACCGAACCGGAACTGGCCCGGCAGGTGCTGCTGGCCAGCCCCGACGACGTCGGCAACGTCCAGCCGAACCTCTCGCGCATCCTGGGCGAGGGGTCGGTGTTCGCGCTCGACGGCGCGGCGCACCGGCGCCGGCGCAATCTGCTCAGTCCCCCGTTCCACGGCAAGCGGGTGAAGAACTACGAGCAGATCATCGTCGAGGAGACCCTGGCCGAGATCGCGGACTGGCCGATCGGTAAGCCCTTTGCGAGCCTGCCCGCGATGAACCGGATCACCATCAACGTCATCCTGCGGGCCATCTTCGGCGCCGAGGGCGCCGACCTGGACCGGCTGCGGGTCGGCCTGCCCAAGTGGGTGACGCTGGGCTCCAAACTGGCGGCCCTGCCGGTTCCGATCGGCGACTACGGCCGCTTCACCCCGTGGGGCCGGCTGGCCAAGTGGCGTGCAGAGTACGAAACCATCCTGGACAAGCTGATCGCCGACGTCCGCGCCGATCCCGACTTCGAGAACCGCTCCGATGTGCTGACGATGCTGCTGAACAGCACGTGCGAAGAAGACGGCACCATGATGACCCGCCAGGAGATCGGCGACGAGTTGCTGACCCTGCTGGCCGCCGGGCACGAGACCACCGCGTCGACCATGGGCTGGGTGTTCGAACGGCTGAGCCGCCACCCCGAACTGCTCGACGAACTGACCGCCGAAGCCGACGCGGGCGGAAACATCCTGCGCCGCGCCACCATTCGGGAAGTGCAACGCACCCGGACCGTGATCGACTTCGCCGGCCGGCACATCTACGCGCCCAGCATTCGGGTGGGCGAATGGGTGATTCCGCGCGGCTACAGCGTGATCGTCGCGATCAACCAGATCCACCAGAACCGGGGCGCGTTCGCCGGCCCGGACGACTTCGACCCCCGGCGCTACCTGGACGGCAACCCCGGGGCGTTCGAGTGGATGCCCTACGGCGGCGGCAGCCGGCGTTGCCCGGGCTCGACGTTCGCCAACCTGGAGATGGACGTGGTGCTGCGAACGGTGTTGCAGCACTTGACCATCGAGCCGACCACCGCAGCCGGGGAGAAGTTCCACTCCCGCGGTATCGCCTTCACCCCGAAACGGGGCGGCCGGATCACGGTGCGCCCGCGGCGCTGA
- a CDS encoding ferredoxin reductase has protein sequence MFTQTLTRRVLGSGLVDLLTGPHGVDRYTELVDPTWTQGDARARVVAVRRATPRSVTLLLEPNDAFGGFTAGQHINLSVDIDGRRRTRCYSPASAEGRRPIELTIGRHDGGLVSEHLYRNARPGMTVGLDKVGGDFVLPAIRPRRILLISGGSGITPMMSMLRTLHAEQYAGRVAFVHYARNPEEACYRAELAAMPRVRVLHGYTRTPEAGELAGHFGAEHLQAAMPDAEAVYVCGPPALVAAVRELRPDALSESFVPPEFSAPAEASGGRVTFLGSTVSVVDDGRPLLEQAEAAGLNPTSGCRMGICHSCTCRKTGGTVRNLITGAISTAESEDIQICVSVPVGDVDIDL, from the coding sequence ATGTTCACTCAAACTTTGACGCGGCGGGTACTGGGCTCCGGCCTGGTCGATCTGCTCACCGGCCCGCACGGGGTCGACCGCTACACCGAGCTGGTGGACCCGACCTGGACCCAGGGCGACGCCCGCGCCCGGGTGGTCGCCGTGCGGCGCGCCACCCCGCGCAGCGTGACCCTGCTGCTGGAACCCAACGACGCGTTCGGCGGCTTCACCGCCGGCCAGCACATCAACCTCTCGGTCGACATCGACGGCCGCCGCCGCACCCGGTGCTACTCGCCGGCCAGCGCGGAAGGCCGGCGCCCGATCGAGCTGACCATCGGCCGGCACGACGGCGGGCTGGTCTCCGAGCACCTGTACCGCAACGCCCGGCCCGGCATGACCGTCGGACTGGACAAGGTCGGGGGCGACTTCGTGCTCCCGGCGATCCGCCCGCGGCGGATCCTGCTGATCTCCGGCGGCAGCGGGATCACCCCGATGATGTCGATGCTGCGCACCCTGCACGCCGAGCAGTACGCCGGCCGGGTGGCGTTCGTCCACTACGCCCGCAACCCCGAAGAGGCCTGCTACCGCGCCGAACTCGCCGCCATGCCGCGGGTGCGGGTGCTGCACGGTTACACCCGCACACCGGAGGCCGGCGAGCTGGCGGGCCACTTCGGTGCCGAACACCTTCAGGCAGCGATGCCCGACGCCGAGGCGGTCTACGTCTGCGGGCCGCCCGCACTGGTGGCGGCGGTGCGCGAACTGCGTCCGGACGCGCTCTCGGAGAGCTTCGTGCCCCCGGAGTTCAGCGCGCCCGCCGAGGCCTCCGGGGGGCGGGTCACGTTCCTGGGCAGCACCGTCTCGGTGGTCGACGACGGCCGGCCGCTGCTGGAGCAGGCCGAGGCGGCCGGCCTGAACCCGACCAGCGGATGCCGGATGGGCATCTGCCACAGCTGCACCTGCCGCAAAACCGGTGGCACGGTGCGCAACCTGATCACCGGCGCGATCTCCACCGCCGAGAGCGAAGACATCCAGATCTGCGTGTCGGTGCCCGTCGGCGACGTCGACATCGACCTCTAG
- a CDS encoding TetR/AcrR family transcriptional regulator translates to MPAVDSPATDSTDPFRRRLLDGLAESIAERGYRASTVADIVRAAHTSKRTFYDHFASKEECLLELLRADNEELALRIRADVDPEADWQVQIRQAVQAYVAQIRARPAITLSWIRDMPSLGEVARPAQRRGLELMSNLLIELSGSPGFRRVNLPALSPPLAVILLGGLRELTALAVEDGTDIGMITEPAVDAAIALLGPRG, encoded by the coding sequence ATGCCCGCTGTCGACAGCCCGGCGACCGACTCCACCGACCCGTTCCGGCGTCGCCTGCTCGACGGCCTGGCCGAGTCGATCGCCGAACGCGGGTACCGGGCGAGCACGGTGGCCGACATCGTCCGGGCCGCCCACACCTCCAAGCGCACCTTCTACGACCACTTCGCCAGCAAGGAGGAGTGCCTGCTGGAGTTGCTGCGTGCCGACAACGAGGAACTGGCACTGCGCATCCGTGCCGACGTCGATCCGGAGGCCGACTGGCAGGTGCAGATCCGGCAGGCCGTGCAGGCCTACGTCGCGCAGATCCGGGCCCGGCCGGCGATCACGCTCAGCTGGATCCGGGACATGCCGTCGCTGGGCGAGGTGGCCCGGCCGGCGCAGCGTCGCGGCCTGGAACTGATGTCGAACCTGCTGATCGAACTCAGCGGCAGCCCGGGGTTCCGCCGGGTGAACCTGCCCGCGCTGAGCCCGCCGCTGGCGGTGATCCTGCTGGGCGGTCTGCGTGAGCTGACCGCGCTGGCGGTCGAGGACGGCACCGACATCGGGATGATCACCGAGCCGGCCGTGGACGCCGCGATCGCGCTGCTGGGCCCCCGGGGCTGA
- a CDS encoding DUF4185 domain-containing protein has protein sequence MRNTPGKLTDVTGPGITDRWGVTCADLGASVLAPDGALVSVFGDTFAGPKVGHGDWRSPVVLIGTGDAAHPVRYRRAGGAEPDYARQLWHYRHREPSSRLDRSAISTVIPSDLLRVDQSLYLHAIVNRGFGNVAWTEIWRSDDSGIGWRNTGARFSARLHRGHAQCWSWDYDPDDGWVYVVSTGFQRDKGVILRRVRPAHLADPRKYSGWGYRDGRRAWGRTPVPITPPGERWGELTLRRLAPRTWVLGGFLASRYALGYRVLDAPNTDLAAAELQLPVVGCGWDDEDHAGGRVAQLYGGYVLPGSRVDRVGGVGLMVSQWNTAVGWPYRVMQFRATLTGGAARAAGARPTAGPGPRSGQTPENI, from the coding sequence GTGCGGAATACCCCCGGGAAGCTGACCGACGTCACCGGCCCGGGCATCACCGACCGTTGGGGCGTCACCTGCGCCGACCTGGGCGCCTCGGTGCTGGCCCCCGACGGAGCCCTGGTGTCGGTGTTCGGCGACACCTTCGCCGGGCCGAAGGTGGGCCACGGCGACTGGCGCTCCCCGGTGGTCCTGATCGGCACCGGCGACGCCGCGCACCCGGTGCGCTACCGGCGGGCCGGCGGCGCCGAGCCCGACTACGCCCGGCAGTTGTGGCACTACCGGCACCGTGAGCCGTCGTCGCGGCTGGACCGCAGCGCGATCAGCACCGTGATCCCGTCGGATCTGCTGCGGGTGGACCAGAGCCTCTACTTACACGCGATCGTCAACCGGGGCTTCGGAAACGTGGCGTGGACCGAGATCTGGCGATCGGACGACAGCGGCATCGGCTGGCGCAACACCGGCGCCCGGTTCTCGGCCCGACTGCACCGCGGCCACGCCCAGTGCTGGTCCTGGGACTACGACCCCGACGACGGCTGGGTGTATGTGGTCTCCACCGGTTTCCAGCGCGACAAGGGCGTCATCCTGCGCCGCGTGCGCCCCGCCCACCTCGCGGATCCGCGCAAATACTCGGGCTGGGGCTACCGCGACGGCCGGCGCGCCTGGGGCCGGACCCCGGTGCCGATCACCCCGCCCGGCGAGCGGTGGGGGGAGCTGACGCTGCGGCGGCTGGCCCCGCGCACCTGGGTGCTGGGCGGATTCCTCGCATCCCGCTACGCGCTGGGCTACCGGGTGCTGGACGCGCCGAACACCGACCTGGCCGCCGCGGAGCTGCAACTGCCGGTGGTCGGTTGCGGGTGGGACGACGAGGACCACGCCGGCGGCCGGGTCGCCCAGCTCTACGGCGGCTATGTGCTGCCCGGGTCACGGGTGGACCGCGTCGGCGGGGTGGGGCTGATGGTGTCGCAGTGGAACACCGCGGTCGGCTGGCCGTATCGGGTGATGCAGTTCCGGGCGACGCTGACCGGCGGCGCCGCCCGCGCCGCAGGTGCCCGCCCCACCGCAGGTCCCGGCCCCAGATCCGGCCAAACCCCAGAGAATATTTAG
- a CDS encoding TetR family transcriptional regulator, whose product MNSRTPNSRSGRARPPRPPRPERPPRPERPERVSREERKEATRRAIIGAALTLLDERSFSALSLREVTRAAHIVPAAFYRHFESMDALGLVLIDESFRALRDTLRDARSGGVDPSRVIESSVDILVDSVAERHEYWRFINRERFSGMTVLRYAIRTEIRLITSELATDLARFPKLSGWSTEDLNVLAGLFVNAMIVTAEAIEEAPDAETLTEIKHVAVKQLRMIAVAAGNWRSKP is encoded by the coding sequence GTGAACAGTCGTACGCCGAATTCACGGTCCGGGCGCGCGCGACCACCCCGTCCGCCCCGGCCCGAACGCCCGCCCCGTCCGGAACGGCCGGAGCGGGTTTCGCGTGAGGAACGCAAGGAAGCCACCCGGCGCGCCATCATCGGCGCGGCGCTCACCCTGCTCGACGAACGCAGCTTCAGCGCCCTGAGCCTGCGCGAGGTCACCCGCGCGGCCCACATCGTGCCCGCGGCGTTCTACCGCCATTTCGAGTCGATGGACGCCCTGGGGTTGGTGCTCATCGACGAGTCGTTCCGGGCCTTGCGGGACACCCTGCGCGACGCGCGCAGCGGCGGGGTCGACCCCAGCCGGGTCATCGAGTCCTCGGTGGACATCCTGGTCGACAGCGTGGCCGAACGCCACGAATACTGGCGGTTCATCAACCGGGAACGCTTCAGCGGAATGACGGTGCTGCGCTACGCCATTCGCACCGAGATCCGGCTGATCACCTCCGAGTTGGCCACCGACCTGGCCCGCTTTCCCAAACTGAGCGGCTGGAGCACCGAGGACCTCAACGTCTTGGCGGGGCTGTTCGTCAACGCCATGATCGTCACCGCCGAGGCCATCGAGGAGGCTCCGGATGCCGAGACGCTCACCGAGATCAAACACGTTGCGGTCAAACAACTCCGGATGATCGCCGTCGCGGCGGGCAACTGGCGTAGTAAACCTTGA
- a CDS encoding alkaline phosphatase family protein has protein sequence MTTVKKFLCGAAVAGLVAGTGAAVGTSPVALSAVTAEWMLAAEHVLLLGTDGTNLDKILEYAYDDDSGFKMLMDRGVTAATSIVGHQTMSTPSWSTILTGVWDDKHGVVSNVYRPEPYTTWPSVFNLIEYHKPEVDTTVISGRGLFTEMASTGGYPADHIVGISGGATSEEMDALVTAETISRILATTQNPNLDTFMFSYQSQVDHAGHSFSGGSEEYRDAVINVGDNFRQILEAVEQAEAATGDKWTIIAVTDHGHHQTVTLPGFSLGHGFQSPNETSSFIMFSLAGNEAQNGAQNLSYQTVDITPTILQAFGIPMRSDFDGTPMQLDPEILNSTVFPDDLKQALTDAIDSYGYPNIGTDIALSIRALAGGAGFFIGSYLLPPIIDYLQTIVDKDIFLISDLAEGVQWVLNTVGPVVADVATEVGRAIAYLTGAGVIAPNDDPLPLPGGAEFTVPDFGDQDVPLLDIDALLS, from the coding sequence GTGACAACAGTCAAGAAGTTTCTGTGCGGCGCAGCGGTCGCCGGTCTGGTGGCCGGGACCGGCGCCGCGGTCGGAACCTCCCCGGTGGCGTTGTCGGCGGTGACCGCCGAGTGGATGCTGGCCGCCGAGCATGTGCTGCTGCTCGGCACCGACGGCACCAACCTGGACAAGATCCTCGAGTACGCCTACGACGACGACAGCGGCTTCAAGATGCTGATGGACCGCGGTGTCACCGCGGCCACCTCCATCGTCGGCCACCAGACCATGTCCACCCCGTCCTGGTCGACGATCCTGACCGGGGTGTGGGACGACAAGCACGGGGTGGTCAGCAACGTCTACCGGCCCGAGCCGTATACGACCTGGCCGTCGGTGTTCAACCTGATCGAGTACCACAAGCCCGAGGTCGACACCACGGTGATCTCCGGTCGCGGCCTGTTCACCGAGATGGCCTCCACCGGCGGCTACCCCGCCGACCACATCGTCGGGATCTCCGGTGGGGCGACCTCGGAGGAGATGGACGCCCTGGTCACCGCAGAGACCATCTCCCGGATCTTGGCGACCACGCAGAACCCGAACCTCGACACGTTCATGTTCTCCTACCAGTCCCAGGTCGACCATGCCGGACACTCGTTCAGCGGCGGGTCGGAGGAGTACCGGGACGCGGTCATCAACGTCGGGGACAACTTCCGGCAGATCCTCGAGGCGGTGGAGCAGGCCGAGGCGGCCACCGGCGACAAATGGACCATCATCGCGGTCACCGATCACGGTCACCACCAGACCGTGACGCTGCCCGGTTTCAGCCTGGGTCACGGCTTCCAGTCGCCCAACGAGACGTCGAGCTTCATCATGTTCTCGCTGGCCGGCAACGAGGCGCAGAACGGCGCGCAGAACCTGAGCTATCAGACCGTCGACATCACGCCGACCATCCTGCAGGCCTTCGGGATCCCGATGCGGTCGGACTTCGACGGCACCCCGATGCAGCTCGACCCGGAGATCCTGAACAGCACCGTCTTCCCCGACGATCTCAAGCAGGCGCTGACCGATGCCATCGACAGCTACGGCTACCCGAACATCGGCACCGACATCGCGCTGAGCATCCGGGCGCTGGCCGGTGGTGCCGGCTTCTTCATCGGGAGCTACCTGCTGCCGCCCATCATCGACTACCTGCAGACGATCGTGGACAAGGACATCTTCCTGATCAGCGATCTGGCCGAAGGCGTCCAGTGGGTGCTCAACACGGTGGGTCCGGTGGTGGCCGACGTGGCCACCGAGGTGGGCCGGGCGATCGCCTACCTGACCGGTGCCGGAGTGATCGCCCCGAACGACGATCCGCTGCCGCTGCCGGGCGGCGCGGAGTTCACCGTGCCCGACTTCGGCGACCAGGACGTGCCGCTGCTGGACATCGACGCGCTGCTGAGCTGA
- a CDS encoding alkaline phosphatase family protein, with the protein MATVKQFLCSAAVAGLVAGTGAAVGTQAGPSALTADVLLAAEHVLLIGLDGVTLSKVLEYAYDDDSGFKTAMEQGITGATSLVDHTTLSGPSWSTVLTGVWDDKHGVFNNVFRPEPYNAWPTVFNQIEYHKPEIDTTIISNWAYLNELADAGSYPVDNNIAVGPGDSPADSDEMVTALTIEQILATADNPDDVSSFLFSYQSQADHAGHEFAGGSEEYMQSIINLGANLQQILAAIASVQAITGDDWSVIVTTDHGHQESPTLPGLSIGHGFQSPNETTSFVIFDQAGQDASDGGQNLHYSTVDITPTILSLFGVPLRSDFDGVSLTDDPTVLDSHITPTDPEQALRAAIAMFGYPNIGNDITLGIRTVFGSVPYFIDKFMTMIDGYLQSVVDEDIFLVSDLAEVAQQINGFFGGLSVDVTNAVAMGVAHLLGSGVIAPTDDPLPLPGGAEFTELPELLDVAALLG; encoded by the coding sequence GTGGCAACAGTCAAGCAGTTTCTGTGCAGTGCGGCCGTCGCGGGCCTGGTCGCCGGGACCGGTGCCGCCGTCGGGACCCAGGCCGGGCCGTCGGCCCTGACCGCCGACGTGCTGCTGGCCGCCGAGCACGTGCTGCTGATCGGCTTGGACGGCGTGACCCTGTCGAAGGTTCTGGAATACGCCTACGACGACGACAGCGGCTTCAAGACGGCGATGGAGCAGGGCATCACCGGCGCCACCAGTCTGGTCGACCACACCACGCTGTCCGGGCCGTCGTGGTCGACGGTGCTCACCGGTGTATGGGACGACAAGCACGGGGTCTTCAACAACGTGTTCCGGCCCGAGCCGTACAACGCCTGGCCGACGGTGTTCAACCAGATCGAGTACCACAAGCCCGAGATCGACACCACGATCATCAGCAACTGGGCGTACCTCAACGAGTTGGCCGACGCCGGGAGCTACCCGGTCGACAACAACATCGCCGTCGGCCCCGGCGACAGCCCGGCCGACTCCGACGAGATGGTCACCGCACTGACCATCGAGCAGATCCTGGCCACCGCCGACAACCCCGACGACGTTTCGAGTTTCCTGTTCTCCTACCAGTCCCAAGCCGACCACGCCGGGCACGAGTTCGCCGGCGGGTCGGAGGAGTACATGCAGTCGATCATCAACCTCGGGGCCAACCTCCAACAGATCCTGGCCGCGATCGCCTCGGTGCAGGCCATCACCGGCGATGACTGGTCGGTGATCGTCACCACCGACCACGGACACCAGGAGTCACCGACCCTGCCCGGTCTGAGCATCGGCCACGGCTTCCAGTCGCCCAATGAGACGACGTCGTTCGTGATCTTCGACCAGGCCGGCCAGGACGCCTCCGACGGCGGTCAGAACCTGCACTACTCCACGGTCGACATCACGCCGACCATCCTGTCGCTGTTCGGCGTCCCGTTGCGCTCGGACTTCGACGGTGTCTCGCTGACCGACGACCCGACCGTCCTGGACAGCCACATCACGCCCACCGATCCCGAACAGGCGCTGCGCGCGGCGATCGCGATGTTCGGCTACCCCAATATCGGCAACGACATCACGCTGGGGATCCGGACGGTGTTCGGGTCCGTGCCGTACTTCATCGACAAGTTCATGACGATGATCGACGGCTACCTCCAGTCGGTCGTCGACGAGGACATCTTCCTGGTCAGCGATCTGGCCGAGGTCGCCCAGCAGATCAACGGCTTCTTCGGCGGCCTGTCGGTCGACGTCACCAATGCGGTGGCCATGGGAGTCGCGCACCTGCTGGGGTCGGGTGTCATCGCACCGACGGACGACCCGCTGCCGCTGCCGGGTGGCGCCGAGTTCACCGAGCTGCCCGAGCTGCTCGACGTCGCGGCTCTGCTGGGCTGA
- the msrA gene encoding peptide-methionine (S)-S-oxide reductase MsrA, translating to MTDYPKAILAGGCFWGMQDLIRRQPGVVSTRVGYTGDPGLPNATYRNHGNHAEAIEISYDPAVTRYRDLLEFFFAIHDPTTRNRQGNDVGASYRSAIFYLDDEQRRIACETIADVDASGRWPGKVVTEVSPASDFWEAEPEHQDYLERFPNGYTCHYLRPDWRLQPQG from the coding sequence ATGACCGATTACCCGAAAGCGATCCTGGCCGGCGGCTGCTTCTGGGGCATGCAGGATCTGATCCGCAGACAGCCCGGTGTGGTGAGCACCCGGGTCGGCTACACCGGCGATCCCGGGCTGCCCAACGCCACCTACCGCAACCACGGCAACCACGCCGAGGCCATCGAGATCAGCTACGACCCGGCGGTGACGCGCTACCGCGATCTGCTGGAGTTCTTCTTCGCCATCCACGACCCGACCACCCGCAACCGGCAGGGCAACGACGTCGGCGCCAGCTACCGTTCGGCGATCTTCTACCTCGACGACGAGCAGCGCCGGATCGCCTGCGAGACCATCGCCGACGTGGACGCCTCCGGGCGCTGGCCGGGCAAGGTGGTGACCGAGGTCAGCCCGGCGAGCGACTTCTGGGAGGCCGAGCCCGAACACCAGGACTACCTGGAGCGGTTCCCCAACGGCTACACCTGCCACTACCTGCGGCCGGACTGGCGGTTGCAGCCGCAGGGCTGA